A segment of the Corylus avellana chromosome ca2, CavTom2PMs-1.0 genome:
AAAAAAGAAGTCCATTCTCATTACTACGCAAGCTTCCTGAACATTGAGGGATTACTCCTGAAAAATCATTGTGTGCAAGGTCTAGGATTTGGAGATTTGAAAGAAGACATAATTGTTGAGGTATGTCCCCCTGAAACAAGTTGGGCCTTAGTCTCAACCTCAATAAAGATGGTAGACTTTCTCCTAACCATGTTGGAGGTTTTCCAGAGAATTTGTTCCTTCCAAGATCAAGGCTTTGCAAGTTTTTATAGTTTCTAGAGAAAGAAGGAAACTCTCCATCAAGATGATTTTGGCTCAATGATAATACCTCCAGTGATCTCAAATATCGCATTGAACTTGGAACATTGCCAGATATATTGTTGTCTGCTAAGTCCAATATCTTTAACTACTATAAATCCTTCGAAAGAGGTGGGAGTTTCCCAGACAGgaaattatttctcaaaataagaaaGCCTCATTCATTTAGCATTCCAATAGAATGGGGAATTCTGCcaataattgaatttgaagagaAGTCCAACCATTGCAAGTTGGGCAATAACTCACCTAGATTTTTTGGAATAGGTCCAGAAAACATATTATTACCAAGGAATATATCGCTTAGATTATATGAAAAAGTGGAAGTGGACCCTCTAACTTGTTGGACCTCAAATCAACACGAGCAACCAAAGGTTGAAATTTAAAGTACGGTACCTGCCCGCGTAGTTTGTTATGAGATAGATTCCAATCGGTGACATTTGGGTAAGACTTCCAAAGGCCATGTGGAATGGAGTCAGAAATGCCAGCATTCTCGAGCACAAGAACATTGAGTTCATTTTGGGTTTTAAGCCAAGTTGGAAAGGTTGGGCCGATCCGCACGTTTGTTAATTGAAGGTCTATCATTTTAAAAGGAGGAACCCAGTCCTGTTTGACTTTTAAAACCAACGTTGAATTTGCAGAAACTTCCGTAGACAACCAAAGAGATTTTAATTGGGTGAGGTTTTGAAAATGAGCTTCAGTTAGGACACCTTCCCAAGAATTCCAATCAAGGTCCAGGGAAAAAAGCATTGTCAGCTTCCCGATGCTTTCTGGAATGGTTCTGTTCATTTGATTACCAAAGAGGACAAGTTCTTGCAATGACGATTAGTTCCTACTATCTTCAGAGCTACTGTTGGAACATTGAAGTTTATTATAGGATCGCAGAGAAAAGTAGAACTCTTGGCTTTCCGGCAGGAAGTTCCTCAACTGTGGGAGTTGGTGGACACTTCAGCGATGGAGGGTACGGCACGTTGTTGCGCAAATATGGCCTTGCTGCTGACAATATTATCGACGCCCAATTGAATGATGTTAAGGGTAGAATCCTTGACAGAGGATCCATGGGAGAGGATCTGTTTTGGGCGAttcgaggaggaggaggggtGAACTTTTGAATCGTTCTTTCATGGAAAATCAAGTTAGTTCGCGTTCCGTCAACTGTGACTGTTTTCACGGTTAATCGGAACTTGGAACAAAATGCAACGAAGCTTGTCCACCGGTGGCAATATGTTACAGCCAAGCTTCACGAAGACTTGTTAGTTCGCGTCAGCTTAACAAGTGTCAATTCCAGCCAAGAAGGGAAGAGGACCATCCAAGCTTCATTCGAGTCCTTGTATCTTGGAGGGATTGATAAGCTCCTTCCAATGATGAAACAGAGCTTTCCTGAGCTGGGTTTGGTGAGAGAAGATTGCATTGAAATGAGTTGGATTGAATCTATCCTCTACTTTGCTGATTTCAGAAGTGGCGAATCCTTGGATGTTTTGCTCAACAGGACTCCACCCACAAGATACCATTTTAAAGCAAAATCTGACTATGTCCAGGAACCAATTCCAGAACTTGGGTTGGAAGGCATCTGGCAAAGGTTTTACGAGAAAGAGGGAGAAACAGGTTTAATGGTTCTGACTCCGTATGGGGGCAGAATGAGTGAAATTTCAGAATCTGCAACTCCTTTCCCACATAGAGCTGGTAATATCAACAAAATCTTTTACGCAGTGTTCTGGTAAGAAGAAGAAACTGCGGCATCCGAAAGGTATATAAGTTGGATAAGAAGGCTTTACAGCTACATGGCTCCCTACGTTCCGAAATCTCCAAGAGCTGCATATGTTAATTACAGGGACCTTGACATTGGAACAAATGGTAAAGGCAACACAAGCTATAGACGGGCGAGCATATGGGGAAATAAATATTTCAAGAACAACTTTAACAGGTTGGTACATGTGAAGACTAAAGTTGATCCTGCTAATTGCTTTCAAAATGAACAAAGCTTCCCTCCCTTTTCATCAGGGTGGAAGAAGAGAGGTGATTGGAGGTACTTAgatagaaaaaattatactaaggaataaaaccctttctcttttttcctttttctactCCTACTTTAAGAATAGATAAATGGATTTGGTTTCATAGGCGTGAATCTTCTGTAGTATTTATTAAACTGAAACTTAGTTgtgtaatttttctttgttctttttttcactttgtCTAAGCTTATAACCAATATGAATGCATCTAAACTATCAATGACTACAATATTGTTGTCACTAATATGGTATCTAAAATAAGTATACAGCACATGTCATCAATATATTGACGACAACATAGTGGTCACTGGTAATAGTTTTCgtaaagtaatatatatattactattttttacGGAACAACAAATACAAGATCTTTAATACAAATTAATAAGTCATTGAAACTAAattttaagttcaaaaattgttttgtaatgttCTGAACAATCATTTTAAAACCTTGCAAATTACTTGTAATGTcccagaaaattaattaactaaattaactTATTGGTTCGCCTCGCAGCCTTATTTCTTATGGAATAAGGCTCGAGAATCTCACTCTCTGAAAAAAGTCTACAACGAAATACTTAGAGCACTATTACCAACAGTTTTTAGAGCATAATGCTCATATAACATATTTGTAACATCTCCAAATGAaagtaattaattttgattaactTAGATtgttattgaaaattttctaagACCAATTAACTGATAATTGACTGGTGCAACtgctttaaaataatttaacttATTAGAATATGAACATGtagaaagcaaaaataaatgaCCTGAggcaacaaaaataaatcatttatgTAACGCCCTCAAAATTGGCCTTGATCATTTTAGTAGGGTTACTAACAATCACTCAAGTTCAGTTCACTGCTAACTGTTTGAAGGTATCCTCCATCAAGCAT
Coding sequences within it:
- the LOC132169555 gene encoding receptor-like protein EIX2, yielding MNRTIPESIGKLTMLFSLDLDWNSWEGVLTEAHFQNLTQLKSLWLSTEVSANSTLVLKVKQDWVPPFKMIDLQLTNVRIGPTFPTWLKTQNELNVLVLENAGISDSIPHGLWKSYPNVTDWNLSHNKLRGQVPYFKFQPLVARVDLRSNKLEDLSSNNLSGEIPDNITGITELVIMNLSMNHLTGRIPKKIGNLHKLQSLDLSMNELYGPIPESLSNLTFLSYLNLLFNNLSGKIPTGNQLQTLDDSSIYGGNSLLCGPPLSSKCSKDETNSKVTPNGGNQKGTGVESFSF